A portion of the Flavobacterium magnum genome contains these proteins:
- a CDS encoding NACHT and WD repeat domain-containing protein produces the protein MDITKAHTDSEAPQPFRGIKPFRYSDRDIFAGRNWEKEQLLNLVSLYRGILLFGQSGFGKSSLINAALAPKLLEYDYSPEVMRVSPSYNGTFIIYRIKEQEDQQVYLPSIFDDLNSDNKPQISVSFAAFRERVLSLRPKGAADETDTATKPPLRLTLVDEIHYSEALADDASPIPVFIFDQFEELITLFEEMGGTTTDGELTPADRRKFQKDIIELFREVYYNRSLRMKFIFVFREDYLAKFSRLFMAIPDLKDHTLRIKSIPCQDIHQIVACPFTGENLGRFPNPFTESFMVALEAKLNAHFDDDYAVLTDVQIVCEFLYDLPPQERMAFLEHTSIKDIIRQSYENALSRLPAADRTVATEILQILVLNENTRNIFHKHAISEALIEQGLSVNNLNLILDRLEHETRLVRSERRSGGVYYEINSESIIPTLNKMKVVREQSLLAEGLRTKNKKRTVVLVMLLVLAFTSFGFWYQHRQSQDNRAQLYMIAAKNAANPTLAYLIAKDAFAHPPDILRNYLNGFENRPPDFYLTGMFADGYGKVGYDNKGRINVVQRDAVLYYGPKGIIFEKQRFKDIDYVYFAFPESGLLVGRPVDGGGICLVDMETGRATRYAAAPGHGPSNSMAPDRNSFILAGNLYHVGTAQPVDSLTAFGQKLHKAVFSRDGKSIIGQTQYGDFYRFSSNGKMEGFIGNTGNGFTDFCIAPDGHSLYVVGKDNKPGKFPIPARLPKGHQSSSKTHADYYTAYYDADEYGNVGERIAISPDGKHFLIAHSNEVELSDGNGNMRTLITSESRITNAIFSPDGKNILASTLSGKVYIWKKGEISALYRSKELQIYSPLDYAKTGLTDYTAEKVYGNPDSSIELLRQILTYSMALPNVNEHPGDKDYDNLIRTALRDISRMYKKLMVKKRLSKLSKLQRRQAMLKYARFEIDSISLSSTDNDSIMRIKGLLITQHLREKAFDDEQSDKEIILDLAQGYKLVAKNLVPDYAKAARILKNGISKIEKAIVGTPYDAAIRHELSPLYDTLSHYSIYSGHYEDAVVFARKGLYYDNTNKWINANLAMGLLLQDHYTEARKIYTTNPDLKAYFIEDIKAWEKAKIVQPGTASHNEVLKIKEILRKL, from the coding sequence ATGGATATAACGAAAGCTCATACTGACAGCGAAGCACCGCAACCTTTCCGCGGCATCAAGCCGTTCCGGTATTCGGACCGCGATATTTTTGCCGGACGCAATTGGGAAAAGGAACAATTGCTCAACTTAGTGTCACTGTATCGCGGCATATTGCTCTTCGGCCAAAGTGGTTTCGGAAAGTCATCGCTGATCAATGCGGCACTCGCCCCCAAGTTGCTTGAATATGATTATTCACCCGAAGTCATGCGCGTCTCGCCATCATACAACGGCACCTTTATCATTTACAGGATTAAAGAGCAGGAAGATCAGCAGGTGTACCTTCCCTCCATTTTTGACGATCTGAATTCCGACAATAAACCGCAGATCAGCGTGTCGTTTGCGGCATTCCGCGAACGCGTTCTGAGCCTTCGGCCCAAAGGTGCTGCCGATGAGACCGACACTGCGACCAAACCACCCTTGCGGCTGACCCTCGTAGACGAGATCCATTACAGCGAAGCATTGGCTGACGATGCCTCGCCGATCCCGGTTTTTATTTTTGATCAGTTTGAGGAACTCATCACGCTGTTTGAGGAAATGGGTGGCACCACGACTGACGGCGAACTCACACCGGCCGATCGCAGGAAATTCCAGAAGGACATCATCGAGCTTTTTCGGGAAGTTTACTACAACCGTTCCCTGCGTATGAAGTTTATCTTTGTGTTCCGCGAAGATTACCTGGCTAAATTCTCCCGGCTGTTCATGGCCATCCCCGATCTTAAGGACCATACCCTGCGCATCAAATCGATTCCCTGCCAGGACATTCATCAGATTGTGGCCTGCCCGTTTACGGGTGAAAACCTGGGCAGGTTCCCGAATCCTTTTACGGAGTCTTTTATGGTCGCGCTGGAAGCCAAACTGAATGCCCATTTTGATGACGACTATGCCGTACTGACCGATGTGCAGATTGTCTGCGAATTCCTCTACGACCTTCCCCCGCAGGAGCGTATGGCTTTCCTGGAACACACTTCCATAAAGGATATCATCAGACAGTCTTACGAGAATGCACTGTCCCGTCTGCCCGCTGCTGACCGGACCGTGGCTACCGAAATATTGCAAATCCTCGTGCTCAACGAAAATACACGGAATATCTTCCACAAACATGCCATCAGCGAAGCACTGATAGAGCAGGGGCTTTCCGTGAACAATCTCAACCTCATCCTGGACAGGCTCGAACACGAAACCCGATTGGTGCGCAGTGAGCGGCGGTCGGGCGGCGTGTACTATGAGATCAACAGCGAATCAATCATCCCGACGCTCAATAAAATGAAGGTCGTCCGCGAACAGTCGCTGCTTGCCGAAGGCCTTCGCACGAAAAATAAAAAGCGTACGGTCGTATTGGTCATGCTATTGGTACTGGCTTTTACGTCTTTTGGTTTTTGGTACCAGCACCGTCAATCCCAGGACAACAGGGCGCAACTGTATATGATTGCGGCCAAAAATGCGGCCAACCCGACGCTGGCTTACCTGATTGCCAAGGACGCGTTTGCGCATCCGCCCGACATCCTGCGCAATTACTTAAACGGGTTCGAGAACAGGCCGCCTGATTTTTACCTGACCGGCATGTTTGCAGACGGCTATGGCAAAGTGGGTTACGACAACAAAGGCCGGATTAATGTCGTGCAAAGGGATGCCGTGCTGTATTATGGTCCGAAAGGGATTATTTTCGAAAAGCAGCGTTTTAAGGATATTGACTATGTGTATTTTGCTTTTCCGGAGAGTGGCTTGCTCGTAGGCAGGCCGGTGGATGGCGGCGGAATTTGTCTGGTCGACATGGAAACCGGGCGGGCCACGCGATATGCCGCTGCTCCGGGCCACGGCCCATCAAACAGCATGGCGCCGGACCGGAACTCGTTCATTCTGGCCGGTAACCTGTATCATGTTGGCACCGCACAGCCTGTCGACTCTTTGACCGCCTTCGGGCAAAAGTTGCACAAGGCCGTTTTTTCCCGTGACGGTAAATCCATCATCGGGCAGACGCAATACGGTGACTTTTACCGGTTCAGCAGTAACGGTAAGATGGAAGGTTTTATTGGCAACACCGGAAATGGTTTTACCGATTTTTGCATCGCCCCTGACGGCCACAGCCTGTATGTGGTGGGTAAAGACAACAAGCCCGGGAAATTTCCGATTCCTGCCAGACTCCCAAAAGGACATCAAAGCAGCTCCAAAACACATGCCGATTACTACACCGCTTATTACGATGCCGATGAGTATGGGAACGTGGGCGAGCGCATTGCGATATCCCCAGACGGCAAGCATTTTTTGATAGCCCACAGCAATGAAGTCGAATTGTCTGACGGCAATGGCAACATGCGCACCCTGATTACTTCCGAAAGCCGGATTACCAATGCGATTTTCTCTCCTGATGGGAAAAATATACTGGCTTCCACATTATCAGGGAAGGTCTACATCTGGAAGAAAGGCGAGATTTCAGCTTTGTACAGGTCCAAAGAATTGCAGATTTACAGTCCGTTGGACTATGCCAAAACCGGGCTTACTGATTACACTGCGGAGAAGGTATATGGAAATCCGGACAGCAGCATTGAGCTTTTAAGACAAATCCTGACCTACAGCATGGCGCTCCCGAATGTAAACGAGCATCCCGGCGATAAGGATTACGACAACCTGATCAGGACAGCACTACGCGATATATCGCGCATGTATAAGAAGCTCATGGTTAAAAAAAGACTCAGCAAATTGTCAAAACTCCAAAGGCGACAGGCCATGCTGAAGTATGCGCGCTTTGAGATAGACTCGATCAGTCTCTCAAGTACCGATAACGACAGCATCATGCGCATCAAGGGCCTTTTAATCACCCAGCACCTCAGGGAAAAGGCATTTGACGACGAGCAGTCGGATAAGGAAATCATTCTCGACCTGGCACAGGGATACAAGCTGGTTGCCAAGAACCTCGTCCCGGACTACGCAAAGGCCGCGAGGATACTCAAAAATGGAATTTCAAAAATAGAGAAAGCCATTGTGGGCACCCCTTATGACGCAGCCATCAGGCATGAGCTGTCGCCGCTGTACGATACGCTGTCGCATTACAGTATCTATTCGGGACACTATGAAGACGCGGTAGTCTTTGCCCGTAAGGGACTTTATTACGACAACACAAACAAATGGATCAATGCCAATCTGGCGATGGGGCTGCTGCTGCAGGATCATTACACGGAGGCCCGGAAGATTTACACCACCAACCCTGACCTTAAGGCGTACTTCATCGAAGATATCAAAGCGTGGGAAAAAGCGAAAATCGTCCAGCCCGGAACCGCATCACATAACGAAGTGCTGAAAATTAAGGAAATACTGAGAAAATTGTAG
- a CDS encoding Ig-like domain-containing protein, whose translation MRKILQLLFGLALMGISIDAMGQTLQPGDIVVIGIGADTGNPAPNTKTEFSWVPLVNLNAGTQFYFTDAGWNTLSNEFMATGLTDEILLRYTVPSGGILAGTVQTVSEAGTSADYTVLSGTKCGSDTDGKLSLPNAGDEIIVFRSTATVDANFPGTNFTAIFACTSSTTDWNSLNTNTASTAAAFKDNYSNLPPGLTNGTNAVAVGIGPGVSDEADNARYEGNTSGSRAVLLSRVCTLSNWKRYDVGGDLPDFSGTTPVLGWTANGVSNFSVSGADITPPVVQSIALTAAGANSASVTYTITFNETANNVSADDFQLTVTGTGVTGVIGTPSSSSGTSMTIAVSNITGTGTLRLDLKSNTNITDATGNGFNTNGYVAAFTSGGVQTVDRDAPSLSITSSAAASTNLNPIPITFTFSESVTGFDASDVVVTGGSIGSVSGSGNLYTANLTPSADGTVTVNVAAAKATDGAGNGNTAAAQLSRVSDRTAPTITSMNYSVGSPTNSSSFTLTINFSESVTGFATTDISMTNASLSNLAGSGSSYTVTVTPTADGTITANIPANGVFDAALNGNTAASPASVTVDRAQPTVSISSPQGNPTNASPITVSFTFNESVSNFVNGDISVTNGSLSGFTGSGTSYSVFVSPTADGPVTVSLSSGVANDSAGNGNVASSVFSITSDRTGPTVSISSGTASITNASSIPVTVTFNESVTGFVQTDLSLGNGSVNSFSGSGTTYTFNVVPTSNGTVTINIAAGVATDAAGNGNSVASQFSRTYDNVPPAFQTPGPPPGITNTSPYVENITLTESVADFTSADIQVTNGTVTNFSGSGTSYAVTIAPTSNGTVVVSVPAGAFHDAAGNANTATLSRNTLYDNVQPTVSITSGASNPTNANIPVTVTFSESVSNFVQGDVTVGNGSVTSFSGSGTTYTFTVVPSSNGTVTVDVAAGVATDQASNLNTAAAQLSRVFDNVQPSVNLSSSTPSPTNSNNISVTVTFSESVSNFIAADVAISNGSVNSFSGSGTTYTFNIVPASNGTVTAGISSGVANDAAGNTNTAATPLTWIYDNVQPTVAITAPGTPNPTSANNFQITVTFSESVAGFTSGEIVVGNGVLSNFSGSGTTYTATVTPTADGTVTVNVSGGVANDTAGNTNTAAGQYSVVSDRNGPGITISSSATNPSNLATIPLTFTFTEPVTGFTFSDIFTSGGTLSAFSGSGTTYTANLSPAVDGTINVFVFAGVANDSAGNGNSVGTFAITSDRTRPTVSITSAQSTPTSANPIVININFSESVVNFVQSDITATGGTLSNFSGSGSSYSVNLTPSGNGNKTVNVAANVATDAAGNNNFAASQFSIFYVTACSQPTVWNGLFWSNGNPVPTQPAVINGDYVSADVNPGGFSACSLIVGTGFNAVISPGDNLTITGNVTVQAGATLTFENNANLIQSGSVTTGNSGNITIKRNATMVRQDYVYWSSPVTGQNLLAFSPATLPTRFYEISETTNAFVYVNPATNTFQAAKGYAIRAPDNYTPNVPTAFQGVFTGVPRKGDISIPVTHNNQGYNLIGNPYPSPINADAFLAANPNIGTIYFWAHLQQSAPSGANYASYNATGAAAASNTVPVSPLPNGTIQTGQGFMALADAPGTAVFTNSMRVNNTDDQFYRTAADGQRSRIWLNLSSSLGSVNQMLVGYVPEATDNFDLRFDGKLAELQGTKLYSLINGSEYVIQGRALPFADTDVVPLGFKTDADGTYKISLDHTDGLFDDSQDVFLKDNLTGTVHNIKLADYAFAATAGTYHNRFEIVYQNSPLSSDAPLLETDRVVLFREQGVLNIDAGNVLIDHVKVFDTRGRMIYEKHQVNADAVALTDLNAAQEVLLVQITAADGRTITKKAIN comes from the coding sequence ATGAGAAAAATTTTACAATTATTATTTGGATTGGCGCTGATGGGGATCAGCATCGACGCCATGGGACAGACGCTTCAGCCGGGAGACATCGTAGTTATCGGTATCGGGGCAGATACGGGTAATCCTGCGCCGAATACCAAGACCGAATTCAGCTGGGTGCCATTGGTAAACCTCAACGCCGGTACACAGTTTTACTTTACAGATGCCGGCTGGAATACCCTTTCCAACGAATTTATGGCCACAGGCCTTACCGACGAGATCCTGCTGCGCTACACCGTGCCATCTGGAGGTATTCTTGCGGGGACGGTGCAGACCGTGTCCGAAGCCGGTACCAGTGCCGATTATACCGTTCTTTCCGGTACAAAATGCGGTAGCGATACCGATGGAAAGCTCTCCCTGCCGAATGCCGGTGACGAAATCATCGTGTTCCGATCGACAGCAACCGTAGATGCAAACTTTCCCGGTACGAACTTTACGGCAATTTTCGCCTGCACCTCTTCCACAACGGATTGGAACTCGCTGAATACTAATACCGCAAGTACCGCTGCGGCTTTCAAAGACAATTATTCTAACCTGCCTCCGGGATTGACCAACGGTACCAATGCGGTGGCCGTGGGGATTGGCCCCGGCGTAAGTGATGAAGCCGATAATGCGCGTTATGAAGGCAACACCTCAGGCTCGCGGGCAGTATTGCTCAGCAGGGTCTGTACCCTTTCCAATTGGAAGCGATATGATGTAGGTGGTGACCTGCCGGATTTTAGCGGAACCACACCTGTGTTGGGATGGACTGCCAATGGTGTGAGCAACTTCTCGGTTTCCGGTGCCGACATCACACCACCGGTCGTGCAGTCAATCGCGCTGACCGCTGCAGGCGCAAATTCAGCGTCGGTGACCTATACCATCACTTTTAATGAAACCGCAAACAACGTGTCAGCCGATGACTTCCAGCTAACCGTCACGGGAACAGGGGTCACCGGCGTAATCGGCACGCCATCCTCTTCTTCAGGCACTTCAATGACGATTGCCGTCAGTAATATTACGGGCACCGGAACATTGAGGCTCGACCTCAAATCCAATACCAATATCACTGACGCCACAGGCAATGGGTTTAATACCAATGGCTATGTGGCTGCCTTTACCTCAGGAGGGGTACAGACGGTAGACCGCGATGCGCCGTCGCTTTCGATTACTTCGAGCGCCGCAGCGTCAACGAACCTGAATCCCATCCCGATTACGTTTACGTTCAGCGAAAGTGTTACGGGTTTTGATGCTTCAGATGTGGTCGTAACCGGTGGAAGCATTGGAAGTGTTTCAGGAAGCGGTAACTTGTATACCGCCAATCTGACGCCATCAGCTGACGGCACAGTGACTGTAAATGTCGCCGCCGCAAAAGCCACTGACGGCGCAGGAAACGGGAACACCGCAGCAGCACAGCTTTCCCGCGTTTCTGACAGGACGGCACCGACCATAACGTCAATGAACTATTCAGTGGGCAGCCCGACAAACAGCAGCTCATTCACCCTTACAATTAATTTCAGCGAATCGGTGACGGGCTTCGCAACAACCGATATTTCAATGACCAATGCGTCCCTTTCGAACCTGGCAGGCAGCGGTTCCTCTTACACCGTAACGGTAACGCCCACGGCTGATGGCACCATAACCGCAAACATTCCTGCCAACGGGGTTTTTGATGCGGCACTGAATGGCAATACAGCCGCTTCACCGGCGAGCGTGACGGTCGACAGGGCCCAGCCTACGGTATCGATCTCTTCACCCCAGGGCAATCCGACAAACGCCAGCCCGATTACAGTTTCATTTACTTTTAATGAGAGCGTTTCGAATTTCGTAAATGGCGACATTTCGGTCACCAATGGATCACTGTCTGGATTTACGGGCAGCGGGACGAGCTACTCCGTATTCGTTTCGCCAACCGCTGACGGACCCGTTACGGTGAGCCTTTCATCGGGAGTAGCCAATGATTCCGCCGGTAACGGAAACGTCGCGTCGTCGGTTTTCAGCATCACTTCTGACAGGACCGGCCCGACGGTAAGCATTTCTTCGGGTACTGCCAGTATCACCAACGCGTCAAGTATCCCTGTCACTGTAACCTTCAATGAAAGTGTTACCGGATTCGTGCAGACAGACCTGTCCCTCGGCAATGGCTCGGTAAACAGCTTCAGCGGAAGTGGAACGACATACACTTTTAACGTGGTGCCCACTTCAAATGGTACTGTCACCATAAACATTGCGGCAGGTGTTGCCACGGACGCGGCCGGCAACGGCAATTCGGTTGCGTCGCAATTCAGCAGGACTTACGATAATGTCCCTCCGGCGTTCCAGACTCCGGGCCCACCTCCGGGAATTACCAATACGAGTCCATATGTCGAGAATATTACACTTACGGAATCAGTGGCTGATTTTACCAGCGCAGACATACAGGTGACAAATGGTACCGTTACCAATTTTTCAGGAAGCGGCACCTCTTACGCAGTGACAATTGCTCCGACGTCAAACGGAACGGTGGTCGTAAGCGTGCCGGCAGGAGCCTTTCATGATGCTGCAGGCAATGCCAATACCGCTACGCTGAGCCGCAATACCTTATATGACAACGTACAGCCTACAGTGTCCATTACTTCGGGCGCATCAAACCCGACCAATGCTAACATTCCGGTTACAGTAACATTCAGTGAATCGGTTAGTAACTTCGTACAGGGCGATGTCACCGTCGGAAATGGCTCAGTCACTTCCTTCAGCGGAAGCGGCACTACCTATACTTTTACGGTTGTGCCCTCGTCAAATGGCACGGTAACCGTTGACGTGGCTGCCGGTGTAGCAACCGACCAGGCTTCGAACCTCAATACGGCGGCAGCACAATTGAGCCGTGTTTTCGACAACGTGCAGCCTTCCGTCAACCTCAGCTCTTCAACACCTAGCCCCACCAATTCCAACAATATCAGTGTCACAGTCACTTTCAGTGAATCGGTTTCCAACTTCATAGCGGCAGATGTCGCCATCAGTAATGGGTCGGTGAACTCCTTTAGCGGAAGCGGCACCACTTATACTTTTAATATCGTGCCTGCATCGAACGGAACGGTAACTGCAGGCATCTCTTCAGGGGTAGCGAACGACGCGGCAGGAAATACCAATACGGCAGCGACACCGTTGACCTGGATTTATGACAATGTGCAGCCAACTGTCGCAATCACCGCGCCTGGAACCCCAAATCCAACCAGTGCCAATAACTTCCAGATTACTGTTACGTTCAGTGAAAGCGTTGCTGGTTTTACCTCTGGGGAAATAGTGGTCGGAAATGGTGTATTGTCAAATTTCTCAGGAAGCGGAACCACGTATACGGCAACTGTTACGCCCACAGCCGATGGTACCGTTACAGTGAATGTAAGCGGGGGGGTTGCGAATGATACAGCAGGAAATACGAACACCGCGGCAGGACAATACAGTGTGGTTTCCGACAGGAATGGCCCGGGCATCACCATCAGCTCGTCGGCAACGAATCCTTCTAACCTGGCTACAATTCCTTTAACTTTTACGTTTACCGAACCGGTGACAGGTTTCACCTTTTCGGATATCTTCACTTCGGGAGGTACGCTTTCCGCTTTTTCAGGAAGCGGAACAACATATACTGCTAATTTGTCGCCTGCAGTCGACGGTACGATTAACGTATTTGTTTTTGCCGGTGTGGCAAACGACAGTGCCGGGAATGGCAATTCCGTCGGGACATTCGCAATAACGTCTGACAGGACAAGGCCAACGGTATCGATTACATCGGCTCAATCAACGCCAACGAGCGCCAATCCGATAGTAATCAACATCAACTTCAGTGAATCGGTCGTGAATTTTGTACAGTCCGACATCACCGCAACGGGTGGTACGCTGTCCAATTTTTCGGGAAGTGGATCGTCTTACAGCGTCAACCTCACTCCTTCAGGCAATGGAAATAAAACCGTCAACGTGGCCGCGAATGTCGCCACTGACGCCGCCGGAAACAATAATTTTGCTGCATCCCAGTTCTCCATTTTCTACGTCACGGCCTGTTCGCAGCCTACAGTCTGGAACGGTCTGTTCTGGAGTAACGGCAATCCGGTTCCCACACAACCTGCGGTAATCAATGGAGATTATGTGTCGGCCGATGTCAATCCGGGCGGTTTTTCCGCCTGCAGCCTGATTGTCGGGACGGGATTCAATGCAGTCATCAGCCCTGGTGACAACCTGACGATTACCGGCAATGTTACGGTACAGGCAGGCGCCACCCTCACTTTCGAAAACAATGCGAACCTGATCCAAAGCGGCTCAGTAACTACAGGGAACTCAGGAAACATTACGATTAAAAGGAATGCCACTATGGTCCGCCAGGATTATGTATATTGGTCATCGCCCGTTACAGGACAAAATCTGCTGGCTTTTTCACCGGCAACTCTGCCGACCCGTTTTTATGAAATCAGCGAAACGACCAACGCGTTCGTCTATGTTAACCCGGCGACCAATACCTTCCAGGCAGCAAAAGGTTATGCCATCCGTGCTCCTGATAACTATACCCCGAATGTACCGACTGCATTTCAAGGGGTGTTTACCGGCGTGCCGCGCAAAGGCGATATCTCTATTCCCGTGACGCACAACAACCAGGGATACAACCTGATAGGCAATCCATACCCTTCGCCAATCAATGCAGATGCATTCCTCGCAGCAAATCCTAATATAGGTACGATTTATTTTTGGGCGCATTTGCAGCAAAGCGCACCGAGTGGTGCCAACTACGCTTCTTACAACGCCACGGGCGCTGCCGCCGCTTCCAACACAGTGCCCGTGAGCCCATTGCCAAATGGCACGATACAGACAGGACAAGGGTTTATGGCCCTGGCGGACGCTCCGGGAACTGCCGTCTTTACCAACAGCATGCGCGTCAACAACACTGACGACCAATTTTATCGCACTGCAGCTGACGGGCAGAGAAGCCGTATCTGGCTCAACCTTTCCTCGTCGCTGGGTTCCGTCAACCAAATGCTCGTGGGTTATGTTCCTGAAGCTACCGATAATTTTGACCTGCGTTTTGACGGAAAGCTCGCTGAATTACAGGGCACGAAACTGTATAGCCTGATTAACGGAAGCGAATATGTGATTCAGGGAAGAGCCCTGCCTTTTGCCGACACCGACGTGGTGCCATTAGGATTCAAGACAGACGCTGACGGAACCTACAAAATTTCACTAGACCACACAGACGGTTTATTTGATGATTCGCAGGATGTTTTCCTTAAAGACAATCTTACGGGGACTGTCCACAACATCAAATTGGCCGACTACGCCTTCGCGGCAACCGCCGGAACGTACCACAACCGTTTTGAGATCGTGTACCAAAACAGTCCGCTCAGTTCCGACGCCCCTTTGTTGGAGACTGATCGCGTGGTCCTGTTCAGGGAGCAGGGCGTCCTGAACATCGATGCCGGAAACGTACTCATTGATCACGTGAAGGTGTTTGATACCCGAGGCAGGATGATTTACGAAAAGCACCAGGTCAACGCTGACGCCGTGGCCCTTACCGACCTCAATGCCGCGCAGGAAGTCTTGTTGGTGCAGATTACAGCTGCTGACGGCAGGACAATAACCAAAAAGGCAATTAATTAA
- a CDS encoding SIR2 family protein has protein sequence MDAKDLYQSLSADNKRQLQQLAAEICEKYDRGDKAGQYKGRVVLFLGAAVNYHLSRPGFEGIYGKDDRPPLGNELNNYFIDALFAADTTTERSDYMKQERLPLSWVSQYYQETFSREAMVDKLAHAIDNKRTSPILNALAEMPFKYIVSTNYDHLFETALDRAIANGYKKGYKKGVYKPNRGDASEYTEDFGPDISAEMPFLYKLHGDIRDPFNEDGDYLPEKDAIVLTDEDYLHFILRMSQVSSNMERGLTDQRLDLYPIPQSINNAFSGLNRNTFLFVGYSLRDYNLRLIFKTALWKKNVDIFRALQKWSIDMKPDEVIKNIYIRDYKFSFIEDDIWSTVPYLYKEMFGKEMPL, from the coding sequence ATGGATGCTAAAGACTTGTACCAGTCACTGAGCGCTGACAATAAAAGACAGCTGCAACAGCTTGCCGCGGAAATCTGCGAAAAATACGACCGTGGTGACAAAGCGGGACAATACAAGGGAAGGGTGGTGCTTTTCCTGGGTGCGGCGGTGAATTACCATTTGTCCCGTCCCGGTTTCGAAGGTATTTACGGCAAGGATGACCGGCCGCCGTTGGGCAACGAGTTGAACAATTATTTTATCGATGCCCTTTTCGCAGCCGACACCACAACGGAACGCAGCGATTACATGAAACAGGAGCGGCTCCCGCTGAGTTGGGTCAGCCAGTACTACCAGGAGACTTTCAGTCGGGAAGCCATGGTCGACAAGCTCGCGCACGCCATCGACAATAAACGAACGTCGCCAATCCTCAATGCGTTGGCTGAAATGCCTTTTAAATATATCGTTTCCACGAATTATGACCACCTTTTCGAGACGGCATTGGACCGCGCCATAGCCAACGGTTACAAGAAAGGTTATAAAAAGGGTGTTTACAAGCCGAACCGCGGAGATGCATCAGAATATACCGAGGATTTCGGGCCGGATATTTCGGCAGAGATGCCTTTCCTTTACAAATTGCATGGTGACATCCGCGATCCGTTCAATGAAGACGGCGATTACCTGCCGGAAAAAGATGCGATAGTCCTGACCGATGAGGATTATCTGCATTTTATCCTGAGGATGAGCCAGGTGAGCAGCAATATGGAACGCGGCCTGACTGACCAGCGGCTCGATTTATACCCGATACCGCAATCGATCAACAATGCGTTCAGCGGGCTAAACCGCAACACGTTCCTGTTTGTCGGTTATAGCCTCAGGGATTACAACCTGCGGCTGATATTCAAGACGGCCCTTTGGAAGAAAAATGTAGACATCTTCCGCGCGCTGCAGAAATGGTCCATTGATATGAAACCGGACGAAGTGATCAAGAACATTTACATCCGTGATTATAAATTCAGTTTCATTGAAGACGATATCTGGTCAACCGTCCCATACCTCTACAAGGAAATGTTCGGAAAAGAAATGCCGCTTTGA